In Agromyces sp. 3263, a single genomic region encodes these proteins:
- a CDS encoding DUF2017 family protein, translating to MIVAGRSGGEGVRIVLEAEEAMLLSELADQVDSVLLLGEADDPALGRLLPNAYPEDAAASHEFARYTRDSLVDGKRQAAQRVRDATAVEDGDDTVVQIELDQSEAWGWLTFLTDLRLILAERVGVVEEGEDGADETRDDYLRAAYEWAGFVQGSMLEVLDPIDS from the coding sequence GTGATCGTCGCCGGGCGCAGCGGCGGCGAGGGCGTGCGCATCGTGCTCGAAGCCGAGGAGGCCATGCTGCTGTCCGAGCTCGCCGACCAGGTCGACTCCGTGCTCCTCCTCGGCGAGGCCGACGACCCCGCGCTCGGGCGCCTCCTGCCGAACGCCTACCCCGAGGACGCCGCCGCTTCGCACGAGTTCGCCCGCTACACGCGCGACAGCCTCGTCGACGGCAAGCGGCAGGCCGCACAGCGGGTGCGCGACGCGACCGCGGTGGAGGACGGCGATGACACCGTCGTCCAGATCGAGCTCGACCAGTCCGAGGCGTGGGGCTGGCTCACGTTCCTCACCGACCTCCGGCTCATCCTCGCCGAACGGGTCGGCGTCGTCGAGGAGGGCGAGGACGGCGCCGACGAGACCCGTGACGACTACCTCCGTGCCGCGTACGAATGGGCGGGATTCGTGCAGGGCTCGATGCTCGAGGTGCTGGACCCGATCGACTCCTGA
- the clpS gene encoding ATP-dependent Clp protease adapter ClpS, protein MTATLEQLDTDPSADAATVVVADVPWRTIVWDDPVNLMTYVSYVFRSYFGYPRDEAERLMLQVHTEGRAVVATGNREAMERHAQAMHAYGLQATVSRAEA, encoded by the coding sequence GTGACCGCGACCCTCGAGCAGCTCGACACCGACCCGTCCGCCGATGCGGCGACCGTCGTCGTGGCCGACGTGCCCTGGCGCACGATCGTATGGGACGACCCCGTGAACCTCATGACCTACGTGAGCTACGTGTTCCGCAGCTACTTCGGATACCCCCGCGACGAGGCCGAGCGGCTGATGCTCCAGGTGCACACCGAGGGCCGCGCGGTGGTGGCCACGGGCAACCGCGAGGCGATGGAGCGGCACGCGCAGGCGATGCACGCCTATGGGCTGCAGGCGACCGTGTCGAGGGCAGAGGCGTGA
- a CDS encoding SHOCT domain-containing protein, whose protein sequence is MNFWNSFGDVIWWFLWAFVFIAYLMALFAIIGDLFRDHTLNGWWKAVWVIFLIFLPFLTALVYLIARGKGMAERSQQEAKQYQAATDAYIRQTVATGTSPSDEIAKAKALLDAGTISQAEYDQLKAKALAHSA, encoded by the coding sequence ATGAATTTCTGGAACAGTTTCGGAGACGTCATCTGGTGGTTCCTGTGGGCGTTCGTCTTCATCGCCTACCTCATGGCGCTGTTCGCGATCATCGGCGACCTCTTCCGCGACCACACGCTGAACGGCTGGTGGAAGGCGGTGTGGGTGATCTTCCTGATCTTCCTGCCGTTCCTCACGGCACTGGTCTACCTGATCGCGCGCGGCAAGGGCATGGCGGAGCGTTCCCAGCAGGAGGCCAAGCAGTACCAGGCCGCCACCGACGCCTACATCCGCCAGACGGTCGCCACCGGGACGAGCCCGTCCGACGAGATCGCGAAGGCCAAGGCCCTGCTCGACGCCGGCACGATCAGCCAGGCCGAGTACGACCAGCTGAAGGCCAAGGCGCTCGCCCACTCGGCGTAG
- a CDS encoding alpha/beta hydrolase translates to MTFTAPRAQTDALRRNNVTVSGDPNGRPIVLVHGFGCSQAMWRSVAPIFEADHRVVLLDLVGAGGSDRDAYDPVKYDSLHGYADDVLEVLDALDLHDVVYVGHSVAATIGVLAETTDASRFGALVLVGPSPRYLDDEDYRGGFARSDIDGLLDALDANYLGWSADMAPAIMGNPERPELGRQLTESFCAVDPQIARHFARVTFLSDNRRDFSAVRTPTLVLQCSDDVIAPVSAGRYVHEQIPASRFVQLAATGHCPNLSAPDELVREIRSFLP, encoded by the coding sequence ATGACCTTCACGGCCCCCCGCGCCCAGACCGACGCGCTCCGGCGGAACAACGTCACGGTCTCCGGAGACCCGAACGGGCGTCCGATCGTCTTGGTGCACGGCTTCGGCTGCAGCCAGGCGATGTGGCGATCGGTGGCCCCGATCTTCGAGGCCGACCACCGCGTCGTGCTCCTCGACCTGGTCGGTGCAGGCGGTTCCGACCGCGACGCCTACGATCCCGTGAAGTACGACTCGCTGCACGGCTATGCCGACGACGTCCTCGAGGTCCTCGACGCGCTCGACCTCCACGACGTGGTCTACGTCGGACACTCGGTCGCGGCCACCATCGGCGTCCTCGCCGAGACCACGGACGCCTCCCGGTTCGGGGCGCTCGTGCTCGTCGGCCCGTCGCCGCGCTACCTCGACGACGAGGACTACCGCGGCGGGTTCGCGCGGTCCGACATCGACGGGCTCCTCGACGCGCTCGACGCCAACTACCTCGGCTGGTCGGCGGACATGGCGCCCGCCATCATGGGCAATCCCGAGCGGCCCGAGCTCGGTCGCCAGCTCACGGAGAGCTTCTGCGCGGTCGATCCCCAGATCGCCCGCCACTTCGCCCGTGTGACCTTCCTCTCGGACAACCGCCGCGACTTCAGCGCCGTGCGCACGCCCACGCTCGTGCTGCAGTGCTCCGACGACGTCATCGCCCCCGTCTCGGCCGGCCGATACGTGCACGAGCAGATCCCGGCGAGCCGGTTCGTGCAGCTCGCCGCGACCGGCCACTGCCCCAACCTGTCGGCACCCGACGAGCTGGTGCGCGAGATCAGGTCGTTCCTGCCGTGA
- a CDS encoding class I SAM-dependent methyltransferase yields MPFELGALRRHPDVEGRGLEASDAADRLILDEAAALSAGLGDGELVVLDDAYGALALGSAAAGARGIRVHQDLVTGERALAANAARADLDGEVRSMPLGPELLAGARLVLLRLPRSLDRLDELAGLIASHAASDVVVVAGGRLKHMSLSMNEVLAAWFERVDVSHARQKSRVLIARAPLPHRRPPALGWPRGERHDDLGVTLVAHGGVFAGTGVDIGTRFLLEHLGDAAPDAATAVDLACGSGVVAAWLARTRPALRVTATDRSASAAASARQTAEVNGLADRVDVRQADGLEGISDASERLVVLNPPFHSDAALHTGIAAHLFADAARVLVPGGELWCVWNSHLRYRPLLERVVGPTRQVARNAKFTVTASERTA; encoded by the coding sequence ATGCCATTCGAGCTGGGCGCGCTGCGACGCCATCCCGACGTCGAGGGCCGGGGGCTCGAGGCGTCGGATGCCGCGGACCGGCTGATCCTCGACGAGGCGGCCGCCCTCTCCGCGGGCCTCGGCGACGGCGAGCTCGTCGTGCTCGACGATGCGTACGGCGCGCTGGCGCTCGGATCGGCCGCGGCCGGTGCTCGCGGCATCCGGGTGCACCAGGACCTCGTGACGGGCGAGCGCGCGCTCGCGGCCAACGCCGCGCGGGCGGACCTGGACGGCGAGGTGCGGTCCATGCCGCTCGGGCCCGAGCTGCTGGCGGGCGCGAGGCTCGTGCTCCTGCGCCTGCCACGGTCGCTCGACCGGCTCGACGAGCTCGCCGGCCTCATCGCGAGCCACGCGGCATCCGACGTCGTGGTCGTCGCCGGGGGCCGCCTGAAGCACATGTCGCTCTCGATGAACGAGGTGCTGGCGGCGTGGTTCGAGCGGGTCGACGTGTCGCACGCGCGCCAGAAGTCCAGGGTGCTCATCGCCCGCGCGCCCCTCCCGCACCGTCGACCACCGGCGCTCGGCTGGCCCCGAGGCGAGCGCCACGACGACCTGGGCGTCACGCTCGTCGCACACGGCGGCGTCTTCGCGGGCACCGGCGTCGACATCGGAACGCGGTTCCTCCTCGAGCACCTCGGCGACGCGGCGCCGGATGCCGCGACCGCCGTCGACCTCGCGTGCGGGTCGGGGGTGGTGGCCGCCTGGCTCGCGCGTACGCGCCCCGCACTGCGGGTGACGGCGACCGACCGCTCGGCGTCGGCCGCGGCCTCCGCTCGGCAGACCGCGGAGGTGAACGGCCTCGCCGACCGCGTCGACGTCCGCCAGGCCGACGGACTCGAGGGCATCAGCGATGCGAGCGAGCGCCTCGTGGTGCTGAACCCGCCGTTCCACTCCGATGCTGCGCTGCACACGGGGATCGCGGCGCACCTGTTCGCGGACGCCGCCCGCGTGCTCGTGCCCGGCGGCGAGCTGTGGTGCGTCTGGAACTCCCACCTGCGCTACCGGCCGCTGCTCGAGCGCGTCGTCGGCCCCACGCGCCAGGTCGCCCGCAACGCGAAGTTCACGGTGACGGCGTCGGAGCGGACGGCGTGA
- a CDS encoding ion channel protein — translation MSLARTPTDGGASPRQLLVLAIPAIVLGALAAVILWALEKLADLLSDVLWTNLPDALGVDPNGWWIVLVLTLTGLAVGIGLRFFPGHGGPDSATTELISPPLKLRVLPGLAVVTVLSLAGGVSLGPENPIIAINVAITVALLARLLPQVPAQISVLIAGAATVGALFGTPVAAALLFTGIVAAAKGGGSLWDRLFLPVAAAGAGAVTMHLLGQPPMAFDLPPYGSPQAIDLLTGSLVACGAVVISLAALVAFPIFWRGLHALRHPILIPLVGGFLLGILGLIGGPITMFKGLTQMGELLSNVDDYDGTQLAVIAGIKILALLVAASALFRGGRIFPAAFIGVALGMLGHVLIPSMPLGLAVACGVLGVVLVISRDGWLALFLGVAIPTDITLLPVLCVIILPAWLLVSRAPEFRIVPPAAPEPAPEPSPAPTSPDPSGR, via the coding sequence ATGAGCCTTGCGCGAACGCCGACCGACGGCGGGGCGTCACCACGCCAGCTCCTGGTGCTGGCGATCCCCGCGATCGTGCTCGGCGCCTTGGCGGCGGTCATCCTGTGGGCGCTGGAGAAACTGGCCGACCTCCTGAGCGACGTGCTGTGGACCAACCTGCCCGATGCGCTCGGCGTCGACCCGAACGGGTGGTGGATCGTGCTGGTCCTCACGCTGACGGGCCTGGCCGTGGGAATCGGGCTGCGCTTCTTCCCCGGCCACGGCGGTCCCGACTCCGCGACGACGGAGCTGATCTCACCGCCGCTGAAGCTGCGCGTGCTGCCAGGCCTCGCCGTGGTGACGGTGCTGAGCCTCGCGGGCGGCGTGAGCCTCGGCCCCGAGAACCCCATCATCGCCATCAACGTCGCCATCACCGTGGCGCTGTTGGCCAGGCTGCTGCCGCAGGTTCCCGCGCAGATCTCGGTGCTGATCGCCGGCGCCGCGACGGTGGGCGCCCTCTTCGGCACGCCGGTGGCCGCAGCATTGCTCTTCACGGGGATCGTCGCCGCGGCGAAGGGTGGCGGTTCGCTGTGGGACCGGTTGTTCCTTCCGGTCGCCGCAGCCGGTGCGGGCGCGGTCACGATGCACCTGCTGGGGCAGCCGCCGATGGCGTTCGACCTGCCGCCGTACGGCAGCCCGCAGGCGATCGACCTGCTCACCGGCTCCCTCGTGGCATGCGGGGCCGTGGTCATCAGCCTCGCCGCGCTCGTTGCGTTCCCCATCTTCTGGCGCGGGCTGCACGCGCTGCGGCATCCGATCCTGATCCCCCTCGTCGGCGGGTTCCTGCTCGGCATCCTCGGCCTCATCGGCGGTCCGATCACGATGTTCAAGGGCCTCACGCAGATGGGCGAGCTCCTCTCGAACGTGGACGACTACGACGGCACTCAGCTCGCCGTGATCGCCGGCATCAAGATCCTCGCCCTCCTGGTGGCGGCGAGTGCGCTGTTCCGAGGCGGCCGCATCTTCCCCGCCGCGTTCATCGGCGTGGCGCTCGGCATGCTCGGGCACGTGCTGATCCCGAGCATGCCGCTCGGTCTCGCCGTCGCGTGCGGCGTCCTCGGCGTCGTCCTCGTCATCAGCCGCGACGGATGGCTGGCGCTCTTCCTCGGCGTCGCCATCCCCACCGACATCACGCTGCTGCCAGTGCTCTGCGTGATCATCCTGCCGGCATGGCTGCTGGTCTCCCGCGCCCCCGAGTTCCGCATCGTGCCGCCGGCCGCGCCCGAGCCGGCGCCCGAGCCCTCCCCGGCACCGACCAGCCCCGATCCCAGCGGCCGCTAG
- a CDS encoding DUF998 domain-containing protein translates to MAESSSISRVLRHPAATAESLESIALLLGAAFFVVGGAISFVVFWGRDLPISGPGSLGEYVGIGGALTALIAFVLGRILMASHRHPAVLRDPSPGLNMPGARLHWFDVAALAVAHGAIALLGWIGLANLLERSFVGAVVFPLAGAILAGVAFAVTSYVSFLSSVHLTPMLLSLVLATFLVVGALAAMLSASDPQWWKTNLSALGMSDEASALAFNVTLIVAGAMVTIIARYATASLPTGTRQELRGRNLLRVGLILIGIFLACVGIFPVDEFFAVHNTVATGMAVIFAALVVGLRWLVPAMPRVFVLLGYVFVGVIVLLAIFFAVGYYNLTAVELVAGVLIFSWIIVFLRSAGSMQVHGSQAAMAAEGAAVTAADMRTGPDAAASDPVPVSS, encoded by the coding sequence GTGGCCGAATCGTCGTCGATCTCCCGGGTGCTGCGGCATCCGGCCGCCACTGCCGAGTCGCTCGAGTCGATCGCGCTCCTGCTCGGGGCGGCCTTCTTCGTGGTGGGCGGCGCGATCTCGTTCGTGGTGTTCTGGGGGCGCGACCTCCCCATCTCGGGCCCGGGGTCGCTCGGCGAGTACGTCGGAATCGGCGGAGCGCTGACCGCGCTCATCGCGTTCGTGCTCGGGCGGATCCTGATGGCCAGTCACCGGCACCCCGCGGTCCTGCGCGACCCGTCGCCCGGACTGAACATGCCGGGCGCGCGCCTGCACTGGTTCGACGTCGCCGCGCTCGCCGTGGCACACGGCGCCATCGCGCTGCTCGGCTGGATCGGCCTGGCCAACCTGCTCGAACGGAGCTTCGTGGGCGCCGTCGTGTTCCCGCTCGCCGGCGCCATCCTCGCCGGCGTCGCGTTCGCGGTCACGTCCTACGTGTCGTTCCTCTCCTCCGTGCACCTGACGCCGATGCTGCTCTCGCTCGTGCTTGCGACGTTCCTGGTTGTGGGCGCGCTCGCTGCCATGCTCAGCGCGAGCGACCCCCAGTGGTGGAAGACGAACCTCAGTGCCCTCGGCATGAGCGACGAGGCATCCGCTCTCGCCTTCAACGTCACGCTGATCGTCGCCGGCGCGATGGTCACGATCATCGCCCGCTACGCCACGGCGTCGCTGCCCACCGGCACACGCCAGGAGCTTCGGGGCCGCAACCTCCTGCGAGTCGGCCTCATCCTCATCGGCATCTTCCTGGCGTGCGTCGGCATCTTCCCGGTGGACGAGTTCTTCGCGGTCCACAACACCGTGGCGACCGGCATGGCGGTCATCTTCGCAGCCCTCGTCGTGGGCCTGCGGTGGCTCGTTCCGGCGATGCCGCGGGTGTTCGTGCTGCTCGGCTATGTCTTCGTCGGCGTGATCGTGCTGCTCGCGATCTTCTTCGCCGTGGGGTACTACAACCTGACGGCCGTCGAGCTCGTCGCCGGCGTGTTGATCTTCAGCTGGATCATCGTGTTCCTGCGCAGCGCCGGCAGCATGCAGGTGCACGGCTCGCAGGCCGCGATGGCGGCTGAGGGCGCCGCCGTCACTGCCGCAGACATGCGGACGGGGCCGGATGCCGCGGCATCCGACCCCGTTCCGGTCTCGAGCTAG
- a CDS encoding DUF817 domain-containing protein yields the protein MTAAGASRESDRTAVERAIDRAAHRLLADASDRGVRAGLIELLVFGAKQAWACIFGASLLGVIVAARLWYPDDAALARNDALTIAAVLIQVVMVATRLESGRELWVVVLFHLTGTGMELFKTDVGSWTYDGDGVLRIAGVPLFSGFMYAAVGSYMVRVYRLFDLGFTRYPRRSVTVVVAAAIYANFFTHHYVIDLRWALLAAVVVVWWPTVMHFRVWRRRPRMPLLIAFGLVALFIWLAENIATWAGARFYPDQLDGWQLVSPSKLVSWFLLMIISVVLVTLVYPPRPPAEQRQYTHPSARCLPFRRMRDRA from the coding sequence ATGACCGCAGCCGGCGCCTCCCGCGAGTCCGACCGCACGGCGGTCGAACGGGCGATCGACCGAGCCGCGCACCGCCTCCTCGCCGACGCATCCGATCGCGGCGTCCGTGCCGGGCTCATCGAGCTGCTCGTGTTCGGCGCGAAGCAGGCGTGGGCGTGCATCTTCGGCGCGTCCCTGCTCGGGGTCATCGTCGCCGCGCGGCTCTGGTATCCCGACGACGCGGCCCTCGCGCGGAACGATGCGCTGACGATCGCCGCGGTGCTCATCCAGGTCGTGATGGTGGCGACGCGGCTCGAGAGCGGGCGCGAGCTCTGGGTGGTCGTGCTGTTCCACCTGACCGGCACCGGCATGGAGCTGTTCAAGACCGACGTCGGGTCGTGGACGTACGACGGCGACGGGGTGCTCCGCATCGCGGGCGTCCCGTTGTTCTCGGGGTTCATGTACGCCGCCGTGGGCTCCTACATGGTGCGCGTGTACCGCCTGTTCGACCTGGGCTTCACGCGGTACCCGCGACGGTCGGTCACCGTCGTCGTCGCCGCTGCGATCTACGCGAACTTCTTCACGCACCACTACGTCATCGACCTGCGGTGGGCGCTGCTGGCCGCGGTGGTCGTCGTATGGTGGCCGACCGTCATGCACTTCCGGGTGTGGCGTCGACGGCCCCGGATGCCGCTGCTCATCGCGTTCGGCCTCGTCGCCCTGTTCATCTGGCTGGCCGAGAACATCGCGACCTGGGCCGGGGCCCGGTTCTACCCCGATCAGCTCGACGGCTGGCAGCTCGTGTCGCCGTCGAAGCTGGTCTCCTGGTTCCTGCTCATGATCATCTCGGTGGTGCTCGTGACGCTCGTGTATCCGCCCCGGCCGCCGGCCGAGCAGCGGCAGTATACGCATCCGAGCGCTCGTTGTCTGCCGTTTCGTCGAATGCGCGATCGCGCGTGA
- a CDS encoding ATP-dependent DNA ligase — protein MGTLRYDSTITAEFDDRTLTHLQVVIWSKLRRGEHFAFTFGDEAPPAKRTSVWCSPTVPMAFQFDEPGDPSELNPRWLEVLTKSANSAGGLRPVPEPEAAA, from the coding sequence ATGGGAACACTGAGATACGACTCCACCATCACCGCGGAGTTCGACGATCGCACGCTCACCCACCTGCAGGTGGTGATCTGGTCGAAGCTCCGCCGCGGCGAGCACTTCGCGTTCACCTTCGGTGACGAGGCGCCGCCGGCGAAGCGCACGTCCGTGTGGTGCAGCCCCACGGTGCCGATGGCCTTCCAGTTCGACGAGCCCGGTGATCCGTCGGAGCTCAACCCGCGGTGGCTCGAGGTGCTGACGAAGTCGGCGAACTCGGCCGGTGGGCTGCGGCCGGTGCCCGAGCCCGAGGCCGCCGCATGA
- a CDS encoding EAL domain-containing protein yields the protein MADDERLARELRLAAQRGEIIAQYQPQVDLHDGVLVAIEALSRWRHPSRGVIPPAEFIPLAEATGAMIAIGDAMLETACRYGAALVRAGRRIEVAVNVAAAQLTEATFGERVAHHLAATGMPPTLLTLELTETRAVPEEAAETLEGIRAAGIGISVDDVRTVEEAELRVRSLPITELKVDRSVITLLPGDRSVAARLVGFARDHGLRAVAEGVETEPQFVAVRELGFDRAQGYLFGRPAPERSISARLAVATAPGVPGGRTAAPGAVATAPGVPGPGVPPGGRIAQSAP from the coding sequence ATGGCAGACGACGAGCGCCTCGCACGCGAATTGCGCCTCGCCGCGCAGCGCGGCGAGATCATCGCGCAGTACCAGCCGCAGGTCGACCTCCACGACGGCGTCCTCGTCGCCATCGAGGCGCTGAGTCGCTGGCGTCACCCCAGTCGAGGGGTCATCCCGCCCGCGGAGTTCATCCCGCTCGCGGAGGCGACCGGGGCGATGATCGCCATCGGCGACGCCATGCTCGAGACGGCCTGCCGGTACGGCGCAGCGCTCGTGCGCGCCGGTCGGCGCATCGAGGTCGCGGTGAACGTGGCGGCCGCACAGCTCACGGAGGCGACCTTCGGCGAGCGGGTCGCCCACCACCTGGCCGCGACGGGCATGCCGCCGACGCTCCTGACGCTCGAGCTCACGGAGACGAGGGCCGTGCCCGAGGAGGCCGCCGAGACCCTCGAGGGGATCCGCGCCGCCGGCATCGGTATCTCGGTCGACGACGTGCGCACGGTGGAGGAGGCGGAGCTCCGAGTGCGGTCGCTCCCCATCACCGAGCTCAAGGTCGATCGCTCCGTCATCACGCTCCTGCCCGGGGACCGGAGCGTGGCGGCCCGACTCGTCGGGTTCGCACGCGATCACGGCCTGCGCGCGGTGGCCGAGGGCGTCGAGACCGAGCCCCAGTTCGTGGCCGTGCGGGAGCTCGGATTCGATCGGGCGCAGGGCTACCTGTTCGGTCGGCCGGCTCCCGAGCGCAGCATCTCAGCCCGCCTCGCGGTCGCGACGGCGCCGGGCGTGCCCGGCGGACGCACGGCAGCGCCCGGTGCAGTCGCAACCGCACCGGGCGTGCCGGGGCCGGGCGTGCCGCCCGGGGGTCGAATCGCTCAGAGCGCGCCGTAG
- a CDS encoding diguanylate cyclase has translation MTISDAAPLDRERDDRDTRIGAPAAERPRADDPYLELFEDAPCGYLETTPDGTITRVNRTFERWTGLDRRALLGTAFVDLLTSPGQLFYETRYAMVLSLAGEVREVSLAVRCADDHELPILVNAVMVTGADGGPHAIRTAVFDATERQDYERQLLLARRDAEASEARVRVLQDASSAFGLATTAQELAAALLASAGSALRASSAAVLLSDGSGPLELVEGDDVTMALLPEGLEALAEQAIGSGEIITVSSLSQAAAIMPGLDDALHRHRLAALSIIPLRTDERAAGVVISLFGRDRTFDAESREIQAALARQAGQVLRRVRLQEELAHRALHDQLTGLANRKLLEERLDAAISTATRNERPLSVVFVDLDGFKAINDTLGHRVGDDVLVEVAARLRSVARAGDSVARYGGDEFVIICEDTAAPASATVAERFREAVGRPLGSVPPRYDIAASIGVAVWEPGERPEPTPDLLLRLADEAMYASKDAGRDRVTIVMADETSSTDTAHDPRAEASWEH, from the coding sequence GTGACGATCTCCGACGCCGCGCCCCTCGACCGGGAGCGCGACGACCGCGACACGCGCATCGGCGCCCCAGCCGCCGAGCGCCCCCGCGCCGACGACCCGTATCTGGAGCTGTTCGAGGACGCGCCCTGCGGCTACCTCGAGACGACCCCCGACGGCACGATCACCCGCGTCAACCGCACTTTCGAACGATGGACCGGTCTTGACCGGCGTGCCCTCCTGGGCACCGCCTTCGTCGACCTCCTCACCTCGCCGGGGCAGCTCTTCTACGAGACCCGGTACGCCATGGTGCTGAGCCTCGCGGGGGAGGTGCGCGAGGTCTCGCTCGCCGTCCGCTGCGCCGACGATCACGAGCTGCCCATCCTGGTCAACGCCGTGATGGTGACGGGCGCCGACGGCGGACCGCACGCCATCCGCACGGCGGTCTTCGACGCGACCGAACGCCAGGACTACGAGCGCCAGCTGCTGCTCGCCCGACGCGATGCCGAGGCGTCCGAGGCGCGGGTCCGCGTGCTGCAGGACGCGTCGAGCGCCTTCGGCCTCGCCACGACGGCCCAGGAGCTCGCCGCCGCGCTGCTCGCGAGTGCCGGCTCGGCGCTCCGGGCCTCGAGTGCCGCCGTCCTGCTCTCCGACGGGTCGGGTCCGCTCGAACTCGTCGAGGGCGACGACGTCACCATGGCACTGCTGCCCGAGGGCCTCGAGGCGCTCGCCGAGCAGGCGATCGGCAGCGGCGAGATCATCACCGTCTCCAGCCTCTCCCAGGCCGCCGCCATCATGCCCGGACTCGACGACGCCCTGCACCGGCATCGCCTCGCCGCCCTCAGCATCATCCCCCTCCGCACCGATGAGCGGGCGGCCGGGGTCGTGATCTCCCTCTTCGGACGAGATCGCACCTTCGACGCCGAGAGTCGCGAGATCCAGGCCGCGCTGGCACGCCAGGCCGGCCAGGTGCTGCGCCGGGTCCGCCTGCAGGAGGAGCTCGCCCACCGCGCGCTGCACGACCAGCTCACTGGGCTCGCCAACCGCAAGCTGCTCGAGGAACGGCTCGACGCCGCCATCTCGACGGCCACCCGCAACGAGCGCCCGCTGTCGGTGGTCTTCGTCGACCTCGACGGCTTCAAGGCGATCAACGACACCCTTGGCCACCGGGTCGGCGACGACGTCCTCGTCGAGGTCGCGGCCCGGCTGCGGTCGGTGGCGCGGGCGGGCGACTCGGTCGCCCGGTACGGCGGCGACGAGTTCGTCATCATCTGCGAGGACACGGCCGCACCGGCGAGCGCCACCGTCGCGGAGCGATTCCGCGAGGCGGTCGGGCGACCCCTCGGCAGCGTGCCTCCGCGCTACGACATCGCCGCCAGCATCGGCGTCGCGGTGTGGGAGCCGGGCGAGCGCCCCGAGCCCACGCCCGACCTCCTGCTGCGCCTCGCCGACGAGGCGATGTACGCGTCGAAGGATGCGGGCCGGGATCGCGTCACGATCGTGATGGCCGACGAGACGAGCTCCACTGACACTGCACACGACCCCCGAGCGGAGGCTTCATGGGAACACTGA
- a CDS encoding ATP-dependent DNA ligase: MGQLIYGGARISEFEIEDRVLAHLQFVVATKLRRGEQFMLTWNHGVERGSGRSSIWISAYVPVHFKYNGNRPPKLNRAWLELMIDGANSPAGLHPIPEAAAGAGVPE, from the coding sequence ATGGGCCAGTTGATCTACGGCGGAGCGCGCATCTCGGAGTTCGAGATCGAGGACCGCGTGCTCGCCCACCTGCAGTTCGTCGTGGCCACCAAGCTGCGGCGCGGTGAGCAGTTCATGCTCACGTGGAATCATGGGGTCGAGCGAGGCAGCGGGCGCAGCTCGATCTGGATCAGCGCGTACGTGCCGGTGCACTTCAAGTACAACGGCAACCGGCCGCCGAAGCTCAACCGGGCGTGGCTGGAGCTGATGATCGACGGCGCCAACAGCCCGGCGGGGCTGCATCCGATCCCCGAGGCGGCTGCCGGGGCCGGGGTGCCCGAATGA